In the genome of Leptospira inadai serovar Lyme str. 10, one region contains:
- the tnpB gene encoding IS66 family insertion sequence element accessory protein TnpB, translating to MELNPGRRKVYLRPGVTDLRKSINTLAIIVEGKMKKDLYSESVFLFCNRKK from the coding sequence ATGGAGCTAAATCCCGGCAGAAGAAAAGTGTATTTACGACCTGGAGTCACCGACTTAAGGAAATCGATTAATACGCTTGCTATCATTGTAGAAGGCAAAATGAAGAAGGACTTGTATTCGGAGAGTGTATTTCTATTCTGCAATCGCAAGAAAGA